CCGGCCGGCTCGCCCGGCACCAGCGCGAGCGAGGGCAGCACGGCTTACGGCTTGGTGGCGGCCGGTGCCGGGGTCGCCGCCGGCGCGGTGGCGTCGGCAGCAGGCGCGGCGGAGGTTTCGGCGCCGCCGACGCGCAGGTTCACGTAGGCTTCGCCGCGCATTTCCTGCAGGAAGCGGTTGTACTCTTCTTCCAGCTTGCGGCGGCCGATGGTCTCGCGGACCTGGGCGCGCTGGGTGTCGCTGGTGACGTCGGTCTGGCGCGTGGCGACGCGCTGCACGATGTGCCAGCCGGCCTCGGTGCGGAACGGCGGCGAGATCTGGTCGTCGCTCAGGCCTTCGATCTGGCGACCGAAGTCCGGGCCGAACGCGTCGGCCGGGAACCAGCCCAGATCGCCGCCCTGGCCGCGGCTGTTGGCGTCGTCGGAGGACTCCTTGGCCACGGCCTGGAAGTCGGCGCCGCCGGCGATACGCGCACGCAGGGTGTCGATCTTGGCCTTGGCGGCCGCTTCCGGCTGCGCTTCGTTGATCCGGATCAGGATGTGCCGGGCATGGTACTCGGTGACCGTCTTCTTTTCCGGGTTGGCCGAGGCATCGCGGATCTCGACCAGCTTCAGCAGCTGGAAGCCGCTGGGACCGCGCAACGGGCCGGCGACCTGGCCCGGCTTGAGGTCGCGGATCAGCTGCGCGAAGGCATTGGGGATCTCGTCCAGGCTGCGCCAGCCGAGGTCGCCGCCTTCCAGTGCGTTGGGGCTGTCGGAATAGCGCACCGCGGCTGCGCTGAAGTCGATCTCGCCCTTGTCGATCAGGCTCTTGACCCCGTCGATCTTGCTCTGGCCGGTCTTGATCTGCTCGGCGGTGGCGCCTTCCGGCAGGCCGACCAGGATGTGCGCCAGGTGGTACTGGGCGCCGGTGGTGGCCTGCTGCGCCAGCGCCGCGTCCACTTCGCTCTCGCTGACGTTGATGCGGCTCTGCGCGAAGCTCTGGCGCAGGCGCTGCACGGTGATCTCGTCGCGGACCGAGTTGCGGAAGTCGTCGAACGCCATGCCGTCGGCGGCGAGCTTCTTGCGCAGCCCGTCCACGTCGGTGCCGTTCTGCTGGGCGATGCTGCCGATGGCGCGGTTCAGTTCGTCGTCGCCGACGCGGATGCCGGTGCTGTTGGCGCGGGCGACCTGCAGCTTGACCAGCACCAGGCGCTCGAGCACCTGGCGTTGCAGCACGTTGTCCGGCGGCAGTTGCGCTTCGCGGCCGGAATACTGCGCCTTCACGTTGCGAACGGCACGATCCAGTTCGCTCTGCAGTACGACATCCTCGTCGACGACCGCAGCGATGCGGTCCAGCGGTTGGGTTTGTTGCGCGGCAGCCGGAGCGGACACGCCGGCGATCGCCAGCAAGGTGGCGAGGAAAGCAGAGAGGGTATTGGTCATGGAATCAGGTTCGGATCGTAATCGTCCGGATCGGTCGTGGTGTTGCTGGGCGGGACCAAGTACAGGTCGTCGCGGTTGTAGCCGAGAATAGCACGGCGCAGAACGCGGTCCGTGTCCTGGCCAAGCGAGGAGAGTCCCTTCAGTACGAACTCGACCTGCAGTGCGGTGTCCAGGTCGCCTTCGCGATTGCGCACGTAGCGCCGCGCCAGCGCGCGCACGGCCAGGCAGCAGCTGTCCCACTGCACGCCGGCGATGATTTCCAGCGGCTTCTTGTCTTCCAGCGAATAGTAATGGCGGCCGACCACGCTCCAGGTGGGGTTGATCGGGTACAGGAACGACACGTCGGTCTGTTCCAGCAGGTCGCGGCGGAAGCGGTAGCCCACGTTGATGATGCCGTCGCCCGGCAGCAGGTAGCGGGTGCGGAAGCTGGCCAGGTCCTTGCGCCGGTACTTGGGATCCCACTGGTAGGTGGCGCCCATCGTCCAGCGGTCGTTGATCATGTAGTTGGCGTCGGCGATCCACGCCGACTTGCCC
This sequence is a window from Xanthomonas sp. CFBP 8443. Protein-coding genes within it:
- a CDS encoding peptidylprolyl isomerase, with the translated sequence MTNTLSAFLATLLAIAGVSAPAAAQQTQPLDRIAAVVDEDVVLQSELDRAVRNVKAQYSGREAQLPPDNVLQRQVLERLVLVKLQVARANSTGIRVGDDELNRAIGSIAQQNGTDVDGLRKKLAADGMAFDDFRNSVRDEITVQRLRQSFAQSRINVSESEVDAALAQQATTGAQYHLAHILVGLPEGATAEQIKTGQSKIDGVKSLIDKGEIDFSAAAVRYSDSPNALEGGDLGWRSLDEIPNAFAQLIRDLKPGQVAGPLRGPSGFQLLKLVEIRDASANPEKKTVTEYHARHILIRINEAQPEAAAKAKIDTLRARIAGGADFQAVAKESSDDANSRGQGGDLGWFPADAFGPDFGRQIEGLSDDQISPPFRTEAGWHIVQRVATRQTDVTSDTQRAQVRETIGRRKLEEEYNRFLQEMRGEAYVNLRVGGAETSAAPAADATAPAATPAPAATKP